A portion of the Candidatus Methylomirabilota bacterium genome contains these proteins:
- a CDS encoding zf-HC2 domain-containing protein encodes MLTCFRIRRRLSAYLDGALNVAAAASAERHLAECAACGREAETLQRMKALLQRALRPAAVSGEPDWTDFWPGVLRGIETARRVPAAAPRRAWSARWALGGALLAALLVAATLWRWQDASPPVVLESPVLVSSADTEQPDASVMVYHAPERDMTVVWVFGVDE; translated from the coding sequence GTGCTGACGTGCTTCAGGATCCGCCGCCGGCTCTCTGCTTACCTGGACGGAGCCCTCAACGTCGCCGCGGCGGCGTCCGCGGAGCGCCACCTCGCCGAGTGCGCCGCCTGCGGGCGCGAGGCCGAGACCTTGCAGCGCATGAAGGCGCTGCTCCAGCGCGCCCTGAGGCCGGCCGCGGTTTCCGGAGAGCCCGACTGGACCGACTTCTGGCCCGGCGTCCTCCGCGGAATCGAGACCGCGCGGCGCGTGCCCGCGGCGGCGCCCCGCCGGGCCTGGAGCGCGCGCTGGGCGCTCGGCGGCGCGCTCCTCGCCGCGCTCCTCGTCGCCGCGACGCTCTGGCGGTGGCAGGACGCATCCCCACCCGTCGTCCTCGAGAGCCCCGTGCTCGTCAGCTCCGCCGACACCGAGCAGCCGGACGCGAGCGTCATGGTCTACCACGCGCCCGAGCGCGACATGACGGTCGTGTGGGTCTTCGGCGTCGACGAGTAG